In Thermodesulfobacteriota bacterium, one DNA window encodes the following:
- a CDS encoding acetate--CoA ligase family protein: protein MKILDEAIKKGQSTLSEYESKKFLASYGIPITKEKLAKTKEEAIQAAKEIGFPLVLKGCAPEITHKTEL from the coding sequence ATGAAAATTTTAGACGAAGCTATAAAAAAAGGACAGAGCACACTCTCAGAGTATGAGTCGAAAAAGTTTTTAGCTTCTTATGGTATTCCAATAACAAAAGAGAAGCTGGCGAAGACGAAGGAAGAAGCAATCCAGGCGGCAAAAGAGATAGGATTTCCTTTGGTACTAAAGGGCTGCGCTCCGGAGATAACACATAAGACAGAGCTCA
- the tsaE gene encoding tRNA (adenosine(37)-N6)-threonylcarbamoyltransferase complex ATPase subunit type 1 TsaE → MKEKRIKTKLKSPHATLEFGEILGKYLTTGDIVALIGDLGTGKTQLAKGLARGVGVPEEYCITSPTYTIVNEYQGRIPLYHFDLYRLEGNSDLENLGYEEYFEGKGVTLIEWAEKIAHLLPENRMEIHISHLGNDVREFEIIGFGDRYSKIVDKMVHFLL, encoded by the coding sequence GTGAAGGAAAAACGAATTAAAACAAAACTAAAGAGCCCACATGCTACCCTTGAATTTGGAGAGATTTTGGGTAAATATTTGACAACTGGTGATATTGTTGCATTGATCGGGGATTTAGGGACAGGAAAGACCCAGTTAGCGAAAGGGCTGGCACGGGGAGTAGGTGTCCCTGAAGAATACTGCATAACCAGTCCAACTTACACCATAGTCAATGAATACCAGGGCAGGATTCCCCTTTATCATTTTGATCTTTACCGGCTGGAAGGCAATTCGGATCTGGAGAACCTTGGATATGAAGAGTATTTTGAAGGGAAGGGGGTTACTTTAATTGAGTGGGCAGAGAAAATAGCCCATCTGTTACCTGAGAATCGTATGGAAATACATATTAGCCATTTAGGAAATGATGTTAGAGAGTTTGAGATCATTGGGTTTGGAGATCGTTATAGCAAGATTGTCGATAAGATGGTACACTTTTTACTGTAG